The Triticum aestivum cultivar Chinese Spring chromosome 5A, IWGSC CS RefSeq v2.1, whole genome shotgun sequence genomic sequence acttgccggtaatgagattgagctaggtattgagataccgacgatcgaatctcgggcaagtaacataccgatgacaaagggaacaagtatgccgttatgcggtttgaccgataaagatcttcgtagaatatgtaggaaccaatatgagcatccaggttccgctattggttattgaccggagacatgtctcggtcatgtctacatagttctcgaacccgtagggtccgcacgcttaaagttttgtgaagatcgatattacgagtttatatgttttgatgtaccgaaggtagttcggagtcccggatatgatcatggacatgacgaggagtctcgaaatggtcgagacgtaaagatccatatattggatgactatatttggacatcggaatggttccgggtgaattcgggaatttaccggagtaccgggaggttaccggaaccgcccagtaagtgtatgggccttagtggaatagaggaggaggaagcataggaggggggggggggcgccccccaagcccaatccgaattgggtgaggggcccgacccccctttccttctcctctccctcctctttcccacctctcctactccaacttggaaggggggaatcctactcccggtgggagtaggactcccctatggcgcgccctagagagggccggccctccccctcctctactcctttatatacggggagggaggcaccccttggagacacaacaattgatcattgatcttttagccgtgtgcggtgcctcctccaccataatccacctcggtcatatcgtagcgatgcttaggcgaagccctgcgtcggtagcatcatcatcaccgtcatcacgccatcatgttgACGGAACtgtccctcgaagctctgctggatcggagttcgtgggacgtcatcaagttgaatgtgtgctgaactcggaggtgccgtgcgttcggtacttggatcggtcggatcgtgaagacgtaggactacatcaaccgcgttgttctaacgcttccgctttcggtctacgagggtacgtggacacactctcccctctcgttgctatgcatcatcatgatcttgcgtgtttgtaggattttttttgaaattactacgttccccaacacctacttCTTTACATAGGACTTAAGCTATATGTAGGTCTCCATCAACTGCAATAAGTGCATTctctgatgcggattgggctgggtGTCCAGATGACAGGAGATCTACTGGAGGTTTTGCTGTTTTCCTTGGGTCTAATCTTATATCTTGGAATGCAAAGAAACAAGCAACAATATCACGTTCCAGTACTGAAGCAGAATATAAGTCTCTGACAAATGTAACTGCTGAGGTAAAGTGGATAGAAACTCTACTTGATGAACTaggaattggaagatcacatgtgTCACAACTATGGTGTGACAACTTGGGTGCAACGTATCTCTCTGCAAATCCTGTATTTCATGCCAGAACAAAACACATAGAAATTGATTATCACTTTGTTCGTGAAAGAGCAGCACAGAAGCTACTAGAAATACAGTTCATCCCAACAGGAGATCTAGTTGCTGATGGGTTTACTAAGCCTCTACAAGTTCGACAGTTTCAAGCCTTCAAGAACAATCTGAACCTTGATGAGTTAAGTTTGAGGGAGGATGTTAAATGATAGGCTTGTAGAAATTGTATAGGCTAGTATTTTGTGACATGTTGTCACGTCTTGTGTATACGTGCGTGTAATCTTGGGCGGCAGGTTGTTAGCTAGGAAAGGTTTATCTTTGTGTAGCTTGGAGTAGAGGCCAAGCCTAGTAACAACCTGCGCCTCCTCTTGTAATCTGTCATCTCTATATAACACTTACGCGTCCTTGCCGAACTGCATACGCTTCCACAATTCTTTTTCTTTCAAGCGACAGTGTGCTTGCTCGCTCCTGCAAAGGTCTTCCAGGGATGCTAGCGGCGCTGTGGCAAGCTACAAGCAGAGTGCCAAACAAGCAAGCGATGCTGCAACAGTGGTAACCATTGTTGGAAGGCCAGGAATGAGTACGGCGAGGGGGCACGATTGTGGTGTGATGCTGACAGGATTTTCTGCGAGTGCGATGCTGCAACTGTGTCCACCGGTGCTGTGAGGCCAGAGATGGGTATGACAAGGGAGTGTTGCGGTGGTGTGCTGCAAGCCGGTGTTGTGAAGGAAGCACCGTGCTGAAAAGGCCGTTGAGGGTGCTTTGAGTTGCAATGAGATTGATAGTGCTGTGATGGCAGCCGGCGATGCTACATGGTGCGGGGGAGATGGCCTCTTGCGGGCCTCCAAGATGATCGGGCGATGACGCGATAAGGACGACTGAGGATTTCATCTAACGGTCCCGAACATGCTAATTGGGCGGCTAGCAAGGTGACAAATCCTTGCGTTGGGATAATCGGGTTGATGCCTAGCGTTGGCCATATTATTTGGAAAACCTTGAGAATCGGCGACCGATCAAGCCTCGCGCCGGCCACCTCCCGCAATCGACATGTCCCATATGGGCCCCACCCACATTTGTGTCTCCAGAGCTGTCTCCCGTCTCCAGAATCTGCTGCATGCTGGAGCCGGCCAGTAGGGATGTTGCATCCGCGAGCGCACAGTGCTGGAACCGGCAGGTGACGATGTTGCGACCACAGGGCTAGCTGAGGGCCCTTTTTCCTGTGCTTGCCGGGGAAGACGATGACGTGTAAAGGAGATCAAACGGCCGTTGTGCCTCACATCAAACAGATGGCGAGTCGACTGATCTGGGAGCGGGACCGGTCGACCGAGGTACTAGCCATATTTGTTTTTTGAAATTTAATTTTAGCCATATTATTTGACTATACAGAATTAGGTGGGACCATCCACGGGGATTCAGCGTGGCGTGCTGCTCAAGAAATCGATCAAATCCAGCCTTTTATTGGTTGCCGTAGTAGCTATGGCTAGCCTCCGAGAGAATCTACCCAGCCAGCTTCAAAACCAGGTCGCTCCTGGTCTTCGATCACGTTATGTTATCGATCAaacgggatgggggagggggagaAGGCCATGATCAGAGTATTGTCCGTCACTGCCGTTGGATTGGCCTGTACAGCGTTGAGGCTGTACGAGGAAGAGCTCAGGTCCCTCTTCACCTCCAGGCCGGCCTTCCTCAAGACCTTGGACCCCGCCGGGGCTGATCCGGTCATCGGCCGCGACGACGAGATCGACCGCGTCATCTGCATCCTCTGTGGCCGGACCAAGAACTGCGCCGCGCTTGTCGGGGCGGCCGGCGTCGGCAAGACGGCCATCGTCGAGGGCCTCGCCCAGCGCATCGCAGCTGGGGCGGTCCCCGCCGCGCTCGCCGGGGCCCGCGTGGCGGAGCTCGACGTCGGGGCGATGGTCGCGGGGACTCAGTGGCGCGGCATGTTTGAGCAGCGCTTGAAGGATGCCATCAAGCTGGTGGAGGATGCCCGTGGCAAGCTCATCCTCTTCATAGACGAGATGCACATGATTGTTGGTGCTGGCGACCGAGATGGCACCGGGGACGCCGCCAACATCCTCAAGCCGGCGTTGGCCCGTGGCCGCATCCGTTGCATAGGCGCTACCACATCCGAAGAGTACCGCAGATACATCCAGAAGGATGCGGCGCTCGATCGGCGGTTCCAAAGGGTTGATGTCGAGGAGCCGAGCGTGCCGGCGACCGTTGCCATCCTGCAGGGGTTGAAGCACCGGTACCAAGACCACCATGGACTGACAATTCGCGACGATGCTCTTGCTGCTGCTGCGCAGCTCGCTGGCCGCTATATTACCGGTAAGTTCGTCATATGGTTGAGAGCTAATTCAGTTCACTTTCGTAGGTTTGTGCATCTTGAAGAAATTGTGGATTTTGCTGTTGTCAGGTCGCCAGTTTCCTGATAAAGCAATTGATTTGATGGACGAGGCATGCACTACCGTGAAGTTGCATAAGCAAAAAGAAGTTCAAAATAAGGATACTAACACTATAAATGCACCGGAAGAGTTAACCGTTGGTCCATGCCATATTGCCCAGGTAAATTAACATTCCTTGCTAATCGTATCAGTGTGAGTAGTTTTCATTTGTTTCCGTGTGATGTTCATGCCATATTCTATTGTTATATGAAGGTTGTGAGCCGATGGACTAAAATTCCGATCACCACACTTGGTCGAGAGGAAGAGAAGTTGAGCCACCTAGCAGACAGATTGCATGAGAGGATTGTTGGACAGTATGAAGCGGTTAATTTGGTTGCCCAAGAAGTGCTACGTTCTAGGGTCGGGTTTGATCAATCTGGCCAACCAATTGGCTCTTTCCTCTTTTTGGGCCCGGCTGGTGTTGGAAAGACAGAGCTTGCGAAAGCACTTGCCGATAAGTTGTTTGACAATGAGAAGGCATTAGTCCGCTTTGACATGTCTGAATATGCCGATAGTGGTTCTGTGTTACGTCTCATTGGAGGACCTCGAAGGTTTAGCTTGTACACACTTTGGACTTGTATTTGTTTCTGAAATTCCTACTCACGTCTCACTTTTCCATTTGACTTTCTAAAGCTACGAAGAAGATGGACAACTCACCGAGAAAGTCAGGAGCCAACCGTATAGCGTTGTTCTTTTTGATGAGGCGGATAAGGCACATCCTTCGATATTCAAGGTTCTCATTCAACTCCTTGATGATGGCATGCTGGTTGATGGGAAAGGACGCAACATAAATTTCAAGAACACTATCATCATCATGAGCTCAACTCTAGGAGCAGAGAACCTGTCAGCTAGAATGGCTGGAGAAAACATAGAAACTGCACGAGATCTTCTCAGGAAACATGTATATGTATCCCAAACTGTCCCTTGTAAAGTCCCGGTGCGCACCCTGCTGATTGACAAATTTACTTGTTGATGATGCAGGTCGAGAAACGCTTTAAGCCTGAATTTCTCAACAAACTGAGTGAAATTGTGATGTTTGAGCCGCTTTCACACGATGAACTGAGGAAGATCACGAGAATCCAGATGAAGAGGGTCATTGATACGGCAGCTTATAAGGGCATCTCTCTGCTTGTAACAGATGCCGCATTGGATGTCATTTGGTCAGAAGCACACGACACGGTAAGTGCATGTTATTTTTACCAAACGAAATCATACTTATTTGGGTAGTTATTTGTACATATCCTGCTTACTATGCATACATGTACTATGTATTGCAGGTGTATGGCGCAAGGCCTATTAAAAGGTGGATGAAGAAAAATGTGACAAGAGTTCTTGTGGACATGCTGGTCAATGGAGAAGCATGTCAAGGCTCGACCATCTCCATCGATGCCGCTGACGATAATAAGGAGCTGAAATACCAGGTACAGAAGTAGCATGCCGGAGGTGGCAGATCTACGTGGCCAGCAATTAGTTTTGCGTGCTATATCTGTATCTGTAACAAAACGGTCAGTACAAGTTCCAGGTTTGTGGGTAATTAATCTTGCTTGGTGGGACTTGTACTTCACGATGTGCCCACCGAGGAAAGGGAAAACCTATGACTGACTGCTACTGACTTTAGATCTTCTATATGAAAACTAAGCCTCGGCTTGAGCTGACTCTGATTTTCTACGTGGAAACCTTTCTCCCTCTCAGCCGGCGCACCCTCCTTAGCCGGAGCCACCGATGCTCCTCCGATCTGGTGCCCCCCTTGTCAAAGGTGCGCATCGGCCATCTCTCTGACAACCAGCCATTGGGCCTCGCTCGGGGAGGTGGCGGGCTTGAATTAGCCTGTCTGAATTTGAGATGCCATTGTAATATTTGAAGAAGAAGGACGGTCGGTACATCGCTTACCTAGGAGCTTGTGGCCAATCAATGTCGACCGGTGGGAACGACAGCATCGAGCTTGGACGTCACGGAGATAGGACCCGGCGAGGGTGTGAAAGCTCGATGGCGACGAGCTGTGGCTGCTAGAGGTCAACGGCCTCGAGAGCCACACTACCATACCAAACTCGGCGTAAAAGGGCATACATCTGACAACTTGAAAACTAAGCCTCGGCTTGAGCTGACTTTGTGACCCATTTTCCCTCTCCAGCAGCCGCGCCCTCCTCAGCCCTGAGCCCCCGATGCTTCCCCGATTTGGCAGCCGCCATGTCGGTGGTATGCATCGGCGGCACATTGTAATTGTGCCATCTCTCTAAAAACTCGCTTGGGGAGGTGGCGGACTTGAATAAGACTTTGAGATGTTGGTGTAATAGTTGGAAGAAGAAGAACAGTCAATACATTGCTTACCTCGGAGCTCGCGCTCAATCAATGTCGACCGATGTGCATGGTGGCAGCGAGCTTAGCGAGGTTGTGGAGAGAGGACCCGACGAGGGGGGGTGGAAGCTCGACGGCACGGACCCAAGGCTGTGAGAGGTCCATGGCCTCGAGTGCCTATTTAGGTCTCCCATTTCTTCTTTGATTTTGCTCCTTAAATGGAAGAATGTCACAAAGATTGCCCACTAGCACTGATGGATCATGTCCCTTGGATCACAAGAATGGATGGTCCACATTCCTTAAGAAGGTAAAATTACTCGGCTAATTTGATAAAACCAGATGAAAACTCCATTCAAGGCCATGAGGCTGTCCTCTGATAGAAACTAGCAAAAACTACATTTAGCATATACCGATTCTTTTCCCTAGCAAAAAACATAGGGTTTCTTTGTCCTTTGTCAGTGCGCGTACGTCGCCAAGAGTTTCCTCAGTCGACTGTGAGATTGTCCCCGTTGATTGTCGATCTCTCTTCCTAAGATCCGCGGTTTGTTCCGTCCATGGAGAACAAGCAAGAGCTGTGTTGATGATCTATTGGGCCGATTCCATCTGCACGAGGAGAACAATAATCACGTTGTGTGGGAAGATGAAGTCATGGAACTCCCGCAACAGGCCAAGTGGCTGGCGATCATGATAGTGCACACGACACGAGGGGTTTAGCCTAGTGCGCTGTTCTTCAACATAAGATTGGCTTGGAATCATGCATAAGATGTAATTTGGAGAAGGATTGAAGATAACCTCTTTACGATTAAATCCAAGTGTTTAGGGGACTGGAACAAAGCTATGTTCATGGGTCCCTGGCTCTTTAAAACCAAGCTCTATTGATTGAAGAGTATGACGGATTTTCGGAATCCTAGATCGATAGTCCTTGACAAGATATTTGTCTGGGCGCAAGTGCATATGTTGCTGAATAATTTCATCCATGGAAAGAACATATGTGGCATATGTAGAACATATGTTGTCGTCTGGTTTCGTAGGAGACTTTTGCCTTCGTGTAAAGATGAATGTTAACAAAATAATCACTAGGTTTGCGTACATTACAAATGGAGGGGAGAAGGAGTGGTACCATGTTAAGTATGAGAAATTGCCAATCTTCTATGGTGATTGTGAATTGATGGGACACTGGCACCAGGAATGTGGTGATGGAATTCATGATGAATCAAAACTTGAATAGGGTGACTTTATTTTAGCCGATGGAGGACGAGGTAGAGGTCCCGACAGGGGTAGTGGTCATAGTTTTGGAGGAGTTTGGAGGAGGTTGGGGATCTAATGATGGCTTCTAGGAGGATGTAGATGCACTAGTCATGAAGGATATGGCCGTGGGCGTGGTCAGATGTGACATTGCACCTAGGTGTTTTAACATTGTATTTCAGGGGGGTGGCAGTGGTGTACCTGAAAGATCAGAACCCGGAtgcaagaccccccccccccccccccaatgagaAGGGTAAAAACCACAGCGTAGCCAGTGAAACTTCACTATATCGGGAGACATTACAAACACGAGGGATTTACAACGATGATCTTATCACATGTGGCGGCTTACAAAGGATACACACACACACTGATCTGCTATGGCCCAAGCCTCCTGACAACAGGCCTCCGCTCTGCTCCGTCAGAAGTTAGCCTTATCTGAATTTGGATTACAAACAAACACCGCCATTGTTGCCTCCTTGGCTGAGGAAACTGCAAGGGTTGGTGCCAAGGAAAGAAGGATGGGTGCGGAGGAGGCCTTGGCCGAGATAGAGGTCGAGATTACTGAGGAGCTGGTTGTCGTGGCCGAGGAGAAAGTCAAGGCTGCCATGTTGATTTCCTCTGATAATTGCGATGATGCCAAGTTGCCAACGACCCCAATTATACATTCAGGATCCCCAGAGGGTAGAGAGGGAGGTAGTCGATAGCAAATGTGATTGAACCGTGCACTATCGAGGAGATCAGGAGGTACTACGCTCAGTTCGAGTTGAAGGCGCGGGAGAATTAGTTTCTTCCATGTATTTGTCGATTTACGTTCGATTACATAGTTTTATTTATGTTTGTTTCGCTAAAACAAGTTCACCCAGTCATGCAGTCATGTTTGGTAATGTGTGTTTGGAGTTTATGCTATGTTGTATCTGAATATTTCACATTGTGTTCAAAATTAAGTTCACCCACAAAAGGGAATAAATTAAGTTCATACATGTACTATTAAAGGTGAATGTGTACGTAGTCATTCATTGACACAGCCTCCCATCCATCGAAGGAACAACCCGCCGATTTTTTCTTACGTAATTCACTCTTGCACTAGTTtttaccgattctttctatcccgAGACAGCCATCCGACGCTGCACGAACCGCTCCCCTCCTCATCTGCATCTCTTGGTGCTCGATTTCCCCTCACGCAGGGTTCCTTGGGATCagagctggccaaacgggccgtgcCTAGCATGCCAGCCCGCGAGCACGCTGGCACGATACATGACGGGCCAGGCCCAGCACGGGCTAATCGGGCCGTGCTAGTCACGCGGTGCACCGTGCTTAGGCCACAAGGTTGAGCACATGGGCCGGCACGACATATGACccgtttatttattttatctttatATATATGGAATTAAACAGCCCAATAGGCCAAAAAAATAGCCTAGCAGGCCAAACAACATGTGGGCCTATCGTGCCTGGTGGGCCGGCGGGCTAGCCAGATTTGCCGAGGGGCCGTGCCTCGGCGCAGCACGTGGGCCAACAAAACATGGACCATTTACTAATCGTGACCCAGTGGGCCGTGCCATGCCATGCACGATTAGCACGTGTCGGGTTGTGTTGTGTCgtgccggcccgtttggccagctctCCTCCTGATAGAGGTTGCGTGCTGCCGCTCAATTCCCCATCCCCTTTCCCCTTCCTCCAGGACTACCCGTGGCTGGCCCTTCTTCCACCATGGATGGCGAGCGACCCCCATGGCGACCCATGCCTACTCTGCAGCAGCGTGGAGGACCAGGCCCTTTTGATCCAATGCGATGGTGAGGATCAGTGTGCGCGCCACCACCTTCGCTGCTTGCATATCGGAGTCATTCCCCAATGCCAGGTATTCATTCATGTCCATCACTCCACCACCAACAAGGAGGACGCTGCTGCATCACCGCTCCTCTGATCTCAATGCCTTAGTTGCCACCCATCCTACGATCAACCTCCGCTTGACAGAAGAGGAAGTCCACACACAGCACCCCTCTCTCCTCCCTTTGAAACCCTAGAGTTCCGGCGAACCATGGCAACATGTACCTGCGATGATCCAGATGAGGGCCCCAAGGCACTCACCCGCGAGCACTGGAGGAGACGATGCCCTAGGAGGGGAGGAGGCAACCATGGCTACAAGTAGCAGGACCACCAGTTGCCGACCGCTGTGGTCGAGGCTTCGTTCGAGGTTTGTTCCTCTCCTCTTTGCTTCCTCCAATTTTCACGAGAAATGCACACCCATGAGAAAACTAGGTCAGTGGTTTTAGTCTTTAATATGGATGCCCTTTATCATGATCTTTTTACTATCCCGATTGGCTATTTGGTTTTGTTTTGAAATTTGACAAGTAAATGGTGTCAAATATTatgggaagcgtagaaccctttgcTCAGGCCGCATTGCATTATATGGAACATATGCCGTGGCTTACAAGTTTGGATCGAGGCTAGATCGATCGGTTTATAGAGAGATATTCGGGAGAGGTTGAAACAGAAGAAGAGGTAGAATAGGTTTACAATTTAA encodes the following:
- the LOC123106520 gene encoding chaperone protein ClpB1-like, giving the protein MGEGEKAMIRVLSVTAVGLACTALRLYEEELRSLFTSRPAFLKTLDPAGADPVIGRDDEIDRVICILCGRTKNCAALVGAAGVGKTAIVEGLAQRIAAGAVPAALAGARVAELDVGAMVAGTQWRGMFEQRLKDAIKLVEDARGKLILFIDEMHMIVGAGDRDGTGDAANILKPALARGRIRCIGATTSEEYRRYIQKDAALDRRFQRVDVEEPSVPATVAILQGLKHRYQDHHGLTIRDDALAAAAQLAGRYITGRQFPDKAIDLMDEACTTVKLHKQKEVQNKDTNTINAPEELTVGPCHIAQVVSRWTKIPITTLGREEEKLSHLADRLHERIVGQYEAVNLVAQEVLRSRVGFDQSGQPIGSFLFLGPAGVGKTELAKALADKLFDNEKALVRFDMSEYADSGSVLRLIGGPRSYEEDGQLTEKVRSQPYSVVLFDEADKAHPSIFKVLIQLLDDGMLVDGKGRNINFKNTIIIMSSTLGAENLSARMAGENIETARDLLRKHVEKRFKPEFLNKLSEIVMFEPLSHDELRKITRIQMKRVIDTAAYKGISLLVTDAALDVIWSEAHDTVYGARPIKRWMKKNVTRVLVDMLVNGEACQGSTISIDAADDNKELKYQVQK